One genomic region from Arthrobacter sp. FB24 encodes:
- the glmM gene encoding phosphoglucosamine mutase — MSRLFGTDGVRGLANGLLTAELAMQLAQAAAVVLGHERSTNGARPRAVVARDPRASGEFISAAVSAGLSSSGIDVYDAGVLPTPAAAYLVADLHADFGVMISASHNPAPDNGIKFFAKGGQKLPDEVEDAIEAQMAKDPVRPTGSDVGRIQTFSDAEDRYIVHLLGTLPHRLDGLKVVLDCAHGAASGCSPQLFNDAGAEIVVIGAEPDGLNINDGVGSTHLGALQRAVVEHGADLGIAHDGDADRCLAIDHEGNEVDGDQIMAILALALKESGKLKDNVLVATVMSNLGLKIALRNAGISIRETAVGDRYVLEEMRDGGYNLGGEQSGHVIFADHATTGDGLLTGLQLAAQVALTGKSLKELATVMTKLPQLMINVKKVDKARAGTDEGVLAAVAEASAELGETGRVLLRPSGTEALVRVMVEAADMPTAERICKHLAAVVEERLAVAPAV; from the coding sequence ATGTCTAGATTATTTGGAACAGATGGTGTCCGGGGCCTGGCTAACGGCCTGCTCACAGCAGAGCTGGCGATGCAGTTGGCGCAAGCGGCCGCCGTCGTCCTCGGCCACGAACGCAGCACCAATGGCGCCCGGCCGCGCGCCGTGGTGGCCCGCGATCCGCGTGCCAGTGGCGAGTTCATCTCCGCAGCCGTCTCGGCGGGGCTGTCCAGTTCCGGTATCGACGTCTACGATGCCGGCGTCCTCCCCACTCCTGCCGCCGCCTACCTGGTGGCCGACCTCCACGCCGACTTCGGCGTCATGATCTCCGCCTCCCATAACCCTGCGCCGGACAACGGCATCAAATTCTTCGCCAAGGGCGGCCAGAAGCTCCCCGACGAGGTGGAGGATGCCATCGAAGCCCAGATGGCCAAGGATCCCGTCAGGCCCACAGGCAGCGACGTAGGCCGTATTCAGACGTTCTCAGACGCCGAGGACCGCTACATCGTCCACCTGCTCGGGACCCTGCCGCACCGCCTGGACGGGCTGAAGGTTGTCCTCGACTGCGCCCACGGTGCGGCCAGCGGCTGTTCACCGCAGCTCTTCAACGACGCCGGTGCCGAGATCGTGGTTATCGGCGCTGAGCCCGACGGCCTGAACATCAACGACGGCGTGGGCTCAACCCACCTCGGCGCCCTCCAGCGGGCAGTGGTGGAACACGGTGCCGACCTCGGCATCGCCCACGACGGCGACGCCGACCGGTGCCTTGCCATCGACCATGAAGGCAACGAGGTGGACGGTGACCAGATCATGGCCATCCTCGCCCTGGCGCTGAAGGAATCCGGGAAGCTCAAGGACAACGTCCTGGTGGCCACCGTCATGAGCAACCTCGGGCTGAAGATCGCCCTCCGCAACGCCGGGATCAGCATCCGGGAGACCGCAGTGGGGGACCGCTACGTTCTTGAGGAAATGCGCGACGGCGGCTACAACCTCGGCGGCGAACAGTCCGGCCACGTGATCTTCGCAGACCACGCCACCACCGGCGACGGACTCCTGACCGGCCTGCAACTGGCCGCCCAGGTGGCGCTCACGGGCAAGTCATTGAAAGAACTCGCCACGGTGATGACCAAGCTTCCGCAGCTGATGATCAACGTCAAGAAGGTGGACAAGGCCCGCGCCGGCACCGACGAGGGTGTCCTGGCCGCTGTGGCTGAGGCTTCCGCGGAACTTGGCGAAACCGGCCGTGTGCTGCTGCGGCCGTCCGGAACCGAGGCTTTGGTCCGGGTGATGGTGGAGGCGGCCGACATGCCCACCGCCGAACGCATCTGCAAGCACCTTGCCGCCGTGGTGGAGGAACGCCTGGCCGTCGCGCCGGCGGTCTAA
- the rpsI gene encoding 30S ribosomal protein S9 yields MAQNEETTEAVEAEETLTSYTSESGAAEAAAPKKERPALTVAGAAVGRRKEAVARVRVVPGSGKWIINGRELANYFPNKLHQQDVNEPFKILDLDGAYDVIARIHGGGPSGQAGALRLGIARSLNEIDIENNRAILKKAGYLTRDARVIERKKAGLKKARKAQQYSKR; encoded by the coding sequence GTGGCTCAGAACGAAGAGACCACCGAAGCCGTTGAGGCCGAGGAAACCCTGACCAGCTACACCTCGGAAAGCGGAGCTGCTGAAGCTGCTGCGCCGAAGAAGGAGCGCCCGGCACTGACCGTTGCCGGCGCAGCTGTTGGCCGCCGCAAGGAAGCCGTTGCACGCGTTCGCGTTGTGCCGGGTTCCGGCAAGTGGATCATCAACGGCCGCGAGCTGGCGAACTACTTCCCGAACAAGCTGCACCAGCAGGACGTCAACGAGCCCTTCAAGATCCTCGATCTTGACGGCGCCTACGACGTCATTGCCCGCATCCACGGCGGTGGCCCTTCCGGCCAGGCCGGTGCGCTGCGTCTCGGCATCGCCCGTTCACTGAACGAGATCGACATCGAGAACAACCGCGCCATCCTGAAGAAGGCCGGCTACCTGACTCGTGACGCACGCGTCATCGAGCGCAAGAAGGCCGGTCTCAAGAAGGCCCGCAAGGCTCAGCAGTACTCCAAGCGCTAA
- the rplM gene encoding 50S ribosomal protein L13, whose translation MRTYTPKPGDINRQWHVIDATDVVLGRLASQTAILLRGKHKATFAPHMDMGDFVIIINAEKVALTGAKLEQKRAYRHSGYPGGLTSVNYAELLESNPVRAVEKAIKGMLPKNSLAAQQLGKLKVYRGAEHPHAAQQPKTFEISQVAQ comes from the coding sequence GTGCGTACGTACACCCCGAAGCCCGGCGATATCAACCGCCAGTGGCACGTCATTGACGCCACCGACGTTGTCCTTGGTCGTCTCGCCAGCCAGACCGCAATCCTGCTGCGCGGCAAGCATAAGGCCACCTTTGCTCCCCACATGGACATGGGCGACTTCGTCATCATCATCAACGCTGAGAAGGTTGCCCTGACCGGCGCCAAGCTCGAGCAGAAGCGCGCTTACCGCCACTCCGGCTACCCGGGCGGCCTGACCTCCGTCAACTACGCGGAACTGCTGGAATCCAACCCGGTCCGCGCCGTGGAGAAGGCCATCAAGGGCATGCTCCCGAAGAACTCCCTCGCTGCACAGCAGCTGGGCAAGCTGAAGGTTTACCGCGGTGCAGAGCACCCGCACGCCGCCCAGCAGCCCAAGACTTTCGAAATTTCCCAGGTCGCCCAGTAG
- a CDS encoding prepilin peptidase yields the protein MTELPIALLVTACALLGLAAAPAALAVTRRLLPGTELGRVRWHAVAGSVATAALFGAMAWRFGSTWVLPAFLFLCAAGLVLSRIDLQHKLLPNRIIVPMLGIGLLLLLLDASMNQRWGNLLVAAIGCAVTFVIYLLLALISPRGMGMGDVKLSAPLGLYLGYLSVGHLILGVALGFVVGAVTSVLLVTGGFAGRKTSVPFGPSMFAGCVLTVLWGTEIGRVLLPTVFPR from the coding sequence TTGACTGAACTGCCGATTGCTTTGTTGGTTACCGCCTGCGCCCTTTTGGGCCTGGCCGCAGCACCCGCCGCCCTTGCAGTCACGCGGCGGTTGCTGCCCGGCACCGAGCTGGGGCGCGTGCGCTGGCATGCTGTTGCCGGCTCTGTCGCCACAGCAGCGCTGTTTGGGGCGATGGCTTGGCGCTTCGGCTCGACCTGGGTGCTGCCGGCCTTCCTATTTCTCTGTGCAGCTGGTCTTGTGCTCTCGCGGATTGACCTCCAACACAAACTATTGCCCAACAGGATTATTGTTCCCATGCTCGGAATCGGCCTCCTGCTGCTGCTTTTGGACGCCAGCATGAACCAGCGATGGGGAAATCTGCTCGTGGCAGCAATCGGATGTGCCGTAACGTTCGTGATCTACCTACTTTTGGCGCTAATTTCTCCCCGCGGAATGGGGATGGGCGACGTAAAGCTCTCAGCACCACTTGGTTTGTACTTGGGCTACCTCTCCGTGGGGCACTTGATACTGGGTGTTGCTCTTGGCTTTGTTGTGGGCGCTGTGACCAGTGTGCTCCTTGTTACAGGCGGATTCGCGGGGCGGAAGACCTCAGTGCCGTTCGGGCCGTCGATGTTCGCGGGCTGCGTCCTGACAGTGCTGTGGGGCACCGAGATAGGGCGGGTTCTCTTACCGACGGTCTTCCCCCGCTAG
- a CDS encoding Flp family type IVb pilin, producing MNSALVSMIAFVAGVKNRLTGEEKGATAVEYGLMVALIVIAAILGITAVGTSLQTLFNDISLKL from the coding sequence ATGAACTCAGCACTGGTCTCCATGATCGCTTTTGTCGCCGGCGTCAAGAACCGCCTCACGGGTGAAGAAAAGGGCGCAACGGCCGTTGAATACGGCCTGATGGTTGCACTCATCGTTATCGCCGCGATCCTCGGTATCACGGCTGTAGGTACCAGCCTTCAGACGCTGTTCAACGATATCTCCCTCAAGCTCTAG
- a CDS encoding TadE family protein: MRRNNENGAAAVEFALILPVLLLILIGIIEFSLAFNAQLSLNQAAREGARSMAIHNSTSTAATAAANAAGRLAPSTVTTTFAVTGGGTTCAAGKQVTATTSYTLTTVTGFLDAFTGTIVLTGKGTMQCGG; the protein is encoded by the coding sequence ATGCGTAGGAATAACGAAAATGGTGCTGCCGCAGTTGAATTTGCTTTGATATTGCCGGTCTTGCTTCTCATATTGATCGGCATTATCGAATTCTCCCTTGCTTTCAACGCGCAGCTATCCCTCAACCAAGCCGCTCGAGAAGGGGCGCGCAGCATGGCGATCCACAACAGCACGAGCACTGCTGCGACCGCGGCAGCCAATGCCGCAGGGCGCCTGGCTCCCAGCACGGTTACCACGACTTTCGCTGTCACAGGCGGCGGTACAACCTGTGCAGCGGGAAAGCAAGTGACCGCAACCACAAGTTACACACTGACCACTGTCACAGGATTCCTGGACGCCTTCACCGGCACCATCGTTCTCACAGGAAAAGGAACAATGCAATGCGGCGGCTGA
- a CDS encoding pilus assembly protein TadG-related protein, translating to MRRLIKKSENERGATAVVVAVMMVMLLSFGAIAVDVGAMYAEKSVTQNGADAAALAVAQKCAKNTADPTCITGSTLSGTLANANAKDNLTNVASTIVDKTAGKVTVTTNAQDSTGVHFSTFFARIFGTDTTTIGAVAEAKWGGAQSGNVFPIAFSECEVDLSVAGDGSTQFLLSHGTGAGKKDTCHSTASGLEIPGGFGWLVTGGSCTTKVDLASPWVASNTGNNPETGCGGILQGWKDRLIAGQKVVALLPVFDSTRGTGSGAEFHLKAFAAIDLMGWDLANQDPFHYMPSTAQAFKDAGGWKSSDLGIVGKFVRYVALDEAFDVGGPTTYGGTVVELTK from the coding sequence ATGCGGCGGCTGATCAAAAAATCGGAGAATGAACGCGGCGCTACCGCCGTAGTCGTGGCTGTGATGATGGTGATGCTGCTTAGCTTTGGTGCAATCGCTGTTGACGTCGGTGCAATGTACGCCGAGAAATCGGTGACGCAGAACGGTGCTGACGCCGCTGCCCTGGCTGTGGCCCAGAAATGCGCAAAGAACACCGCTGATCCCACTTGCATCACGGGATCCACCCTGTCGGGCACACTGGCCAACGCCAATGCCAAGGACAACCTCACGAATGTGGCCTCGACCATCGTGGACAAGACCGCTGGCAAGGTGACGGTCACTACAAATGCCCAAGATTCCACCGGTGTGCATTTTTCCACCTTCTTTGCCCGTATCTTCGGGACTGATACTACGACTATTGGAGCAGTCGCCGAAGCAAAATGGGGCGGCGCGCAGTCCGGAAACGTATTCCCCATTGCCTTCTCAGAATGCGAAGTGGACCTCAGCGTTGCGGGGGACGGCTCGACTCAATTCCTGCTGTCCCACGGCACGGGGGCCGGCAAGAAAGACACCTGCCACAGCACTGCCTCGGGCCTTGAAATTCCTGGAGGCTTCGGCTGGCTAGTCACTGGCGGCTCTTGCACGACGAAAGTTGACCTTGCCTCCCCATGGGTGGCCAGCAACACAGGAAACAACCCCGAAACCGGTTGCGGCGGAATCCTCCAAGGCTGGAAGGACAGGCTTATTGCCGGACAAAAAGTCGTGGCGCTGCTTCCCGTATTCGACAGTACCCGAGGCACCGGTTCCGGTGCTGAATTTCATCTCAAAGCATTCGCTGCCATAGATCTCATGGGCTGGGACTTGGCCAACCAAGATCCTTTCCATTACATGCCTTCAACCGCCCAGGCCTTCAAGGACGCCGGTGGATGGAAGAGCAGCGATTTGGGCATCGTCGGAAAGTTCGTCCGCTATGTAGCCCTGGACGAAGCATTTGATGTCGGCGGACCCACCACCTACGGCGGAACCGTCGTAGAGCTCACCAAATAA
- the cpaB gene encoding Flp pilus assembly protein CpaB, producing MKSRLLGGLAALLLAIVGSVLMFNYAQAADSRAQQGLEPVEVLVVQKAVTAGTPVSKLSESVKLTSIPGTAVPADAVKSLSDFSDKVTAVDLQPGEQLLKARLVDPNALAAPGTVPVPAGMEEISVLLEPQRVIGGRLAAGDTVGVYISYKMDDKAGADAPVSNDIKGFKEFTGKAFHKVLVTSVQQAPPETTKDASSADGPALPSGSVYVTLAREDVDAAEIVFGAEFGKIWLSKETNESKDSKPGLVTLGKVAQ from the coding sequence GTGAAATCCAGGCTGCTGGGGGGCCTAGCAGCATTGCTCTTGGCAATTGTCGGATCTGTACTGATGTTCAATTACGCACAGGCAGCCGACAGCCGAGCTCAGCAAGGCTTAGAGCCCGTTGAAGTTCTTGTTGTTCAGAAAGCCGTTACGGCGGGCACCCCGGTGTCCAAGCTTTCCGAATCCGTTAAGTTAACGTCCATTCCAGGGACTGCTGTTCCTGCCGATGCAGTGAAGTCCCTAAGCGATTTCTCCGACAAAGTCACCGCAGTTGACCTCCAGCCTGGGGAACAACTCCTGAAAGCCCGTCTCGTTGATCCGAACGCCTTGGCGGCGCCTGGCACTGTTCCTGTTCCGGCCGGCATGGAGGAGATCTCGGTGCTGCTGGAACCGCAGCGCGTGATTGGTGGCCGCTTGGCTGCAGGGGACACCGTAGGTGTTTACATCTCATACAAGATGGACGACAAAGCTGGCGCGGACGCACCGGTCAGTAATGACATCAAGGGTTTCAAGGAGTTTACCGGGAAGGCTTTCCACAAGGTGCTCGTCACCAGCGTTCAGCAGGCTCCCCCGGAGACCACCAAGGATGCAAGCTCCGCTGACGGCCCGGCGTTGCCTTCAGGTTCTGTTTACGTGACGCTTGCCCGTGAAGACGTTGACGCCGCCGAAATCGTTTTTGGTGCCGAGTTTGGAAAGATCTGGCTCTCCAAGGAGACCAACGAGTCGAAGGATTCCAAGCCTGGCTTGGTGACCTTGGGGAAGGTCGCACAATGA
- a CDS encoding AAA family ATPase, protein MSRFVVITAAQDFQRKVQSAVRGALHGTVQILPPSVMLGGPQELFGRLSGEPPEVLVLGPGLPGDEALKLATVFDLQYPEISLVLVEDMASEQVINAMRAGIRDIVSPSAEVSELRILLERACLASAGRRRGLVAAAGPERPAGRVIAVMSPKGGVGKTTVATNLAIGLGKIAPMGVVIVDLDVQFGDVATGLQLEPEHTLRDAVGGAAFQDSMVLKAFLTVHPSGIYALCAPNTPGEADHISGEAVSHLLNQMAAEFQYVVVDTTPGLGEHVLATLEQATDAVWVCGMDIPSIRGLHTSFEVLRELQLLPQGRHVVLNFADRRSGLTVQDVEATIGVPVDTVVPRSRAVPFSTNKGVPLLQDSSHDGAARAFAKLVERFDPKRATQPQKKVHRRMVIS, encoded by the coding sequence ATGAGCCGCTTCGTGGTCATCACCGCCGCGCAGGATTTTCAGCGCAAGGTACAGTCGGCGGTGCGCGGTGCACTCCACGGCACTGTGCAGATTCTTCCACCGTCAGTGATGCTCGGCGGCCCTCAGGAGCTCTTCGGCCGACTCTCCGGCGAACCTCCGGAAGTTCTTGTCTTGGGCCCGGGACTTCCGGGCGACGAGGCCCTCAAGCTGGCCACGGTGTTCGACCTCCAGTATCCGGAAATCAGCTTGGTGCTCGTGGAGGACATGGCCTCAGAGCAAGTCATCAATGCAATGCGGGCCGGCATACGGGACATCGTCAGTCCCAGCGCGGAGGTGTCTGAACTGCGCATCTTGCTGGAGCGGGCGTGCCTGGCCTCGGCAGGGCGCCGACGGGGATTAGTTGCAGCCGCCGGCCCTGAACGGCCGGCGGGTCGGGTCATCGCCGTAATGTCGCCAAAGGGTGGTGTTGGCAAGACTACGGTGGCCACAAACCTGGCGATTGGGCTGGGCAAGATTGCTCCCATGGGCGTCGTGATCGTTGATCTCGATGTTCAATTCGGCGATGTCGCAACCGGGCTCCAACTGGAGCCCGAGCACACTCTCCGTGACGCTGTTGGGGGCGCTGCTTTCCAGGATTCAATGGTTCTCAAGGCTTTCCTCACCGTTCATCCCAGCGGGATCTATGCCCTATGTGCACCAAATACGCCCGGCGAGGCCGACCATATTAGCGGCGAAGCCGTCAGCCATCTTCTGAACCAGATGGCTGCCGAATTCCAGTATGTGGTGGTGGATACCACCCCGGGTCTGGGCGAGCACGTGCTCGCAACCCTCGAGCAGGCAACGGACGCAGTGTGGGTCTGCGGTATGGACATTCCCAGCATCCGTGGATTGCACACGAGCTTCGAAGTACTACGGGAGCTCCAGCTGCTACCGCAGGGCCGGCACGTTGTACTCAACTTCGCTGACAGGCGGAGTGGTCTTACTGTCCAGGATGTTGAGGCGACCATTGGGGTCCCCGTTGACACTGTGGTTCCGCGCTCACGGGCAGTCCCGTTTTCTACCAACAAGGGTGTGCCCTTGCTGCAGGACTCGTCACATGACGGTGCTGCTCGCGCCTTCGCCAAATTGGTGGAGCGCTTCGACCCCAAGAGGGCCACACAACCACAGAAGAAAGTACACCGTCGGATGGTGATCTCATGA
- a CDS encoding CpaF family protein yields MSLADRLEAARGGIATTSTSSPPPYEAQSPPSANAGNGGSAPVDALAGLKQRAGKALFERLGARLTDSSLTDEELRKIARDELSLVIDEEQVPLSPEERRRLIRDVGDDVLGYGPLQRYLEDPSVTEIMVNRPDQVYVERDGRLILTDGRFSSEEHLRKVIERIVAKVGRRIDESSPLVDARLEDGSRVNAIIPPLAVNGSSLTIRKFSKIPLTVQNLIDFGTLTPEMAELLDACVRAKLNIIVSGGTGTGKTTLLNVLSSFIPSDDRIVTIEDAVELQLQQSHVVRLESRPANIEGKGAVTIRDLVRNSLRMRPDRIVVGEVRGGESLDMLQAMNTGHDGSISTVHANSPRDAVARLETLVLMAGMDLPLRAIREQVSSAVNLIVHLSRLRDGTRRVTHITEVQGMEGEIVTLQDAFVFDYAAGVDANGRFLGKPISTGIRPRFVDHFADLGIAISPAVFGGRPMPVGRR; encoded by the coding sequence ATGAGCCTCGCAGATCGACTGGAAGCCGCCCGAGGCGGTATTGCTACTACCAGCACTTCAAGCCCACCTCCATACGAAGCCCAATCACCACCGTCCGCTAATGCTGGGAACGGTGGATCAGCCCCGGTCGATGCCCTTGCCGGTCTAAAACAACGCGCTGGGAAAGCCCTTTTTGAGAGGCTTGGCGCGCGGCTAACCGACTCATCGCTGACTGACGAAGAGTTGCGCAAAATTGCCCGCGATGAGCTCAGCCTGGTCATCGACGAGGAGCAGGTGCCACTCAGTCCGGAAGAACGGCGTCGCCTCATCCGCGATGTGGGAGACGACGTGCTGGGCTATGGCCCGCTGCAACGGTATCTCGAGGACCCGTCTGTCACAGAAATAATGGTGAATCGTCCGGATCAGGTCTATGTGGAACGCGACGGGCGCCTGATCCTAACGGATGGCCGATTCAGTTCTGAGGAGCACCTACGCAAGGTCATCGAGCGGATCGTCGCAAAGGTGGGACGCCGGATCGACGAATCTTCACCTTTGGTGGACGCCCGCCTAGAGGACGGATCCCGTGTCAACGCGATCATTCCCCCGCTGGCCGTCAATGGGTCCTCGCTTACGATTCGAAAATTCAGCAAGATCCCACTGACTGTCCAGAACCTGATCGACTTCGGAACGCTGACGCCGGAAATGGCCGAGCTCCTGGACGCCTGTGTCCGAGCCAAACTCAACATCATCGTGTCCGGCGGAACAGGCACGGGAAAGACGACGCTCCTCAACGTGCTGTCGTCCTTCATCCCTTCCGATGACCGCATCGTCACAATTGAGGACGCTGTTGAGCTCCAGCTGCAGCAGAGCCATGTGGTGCGGTTGGAAAGCCGCCCGGCCAATATCGAAGGCAAGGGCGCCGTCACTATTCGGGATTTGGTTCGGAACTCCCTACGCATGCGGCCGGACCGGATTGTTGTAGGTGAGGTTCGAGGTGGTGAGAGTCTGGACATGCTCCAGGCGATGAACACAGGTCACGACGGCTCGATCTCAACTGTGCACGCCAACTCACCACGCGACGCCGTTGCCCGCTTGGAGACGCTGGTACTGATGGCTGGCATGGATCTTCCACTGCGCGCCATCCGAGAGCAAGTATCTTCGGCCGTAAACCTCATCGTTCATCTCTCCAGGTTGCGTGACGGTACTCGGCGTGTAACGCACATCACTGAGGTGCAAGGCATGGAAGGCGAAATTGTCACGCTTCAGGACGCCTTCGTCTTCGACTATGCTGCCGGAGTCGATGCCAATGGCAGGTTTCTCGGCAAGCCTATTTCAACAGGGATTCGGCCCCGCTTTGTTGACCACTTTGCAGATCTGGGAATTGCTATCTCCCCAGCTGTCTTTGGTGGCCGGCCCATGCCGGTTGGAAGGCGATGA
- a CDS encoding type II secretion system F family protein, which produces MVLLVGAVFVIVFVVFRPSHGYVALSRRRPFGGAERSPLTKFTDSTVGAVERVLAGGNKSPGERATLDQAGLKIARTDFIVLVGATAVVAGFVGLILQGPVFAVLFAGLTPILAAMYLSFLTQRRRARFEAQLGDTLTMVSGGLRAGHSVLRAIDAVAQEASEPTATEFSRVVNETRLGRDLQDSLNDVSLRMKSEDFNWMAQAIEINREVGGDLAEVFDQVGETIRERSQIKGMVKALSAEGKLSAIILMALPVLLFILIGLANPKYSGQLTGHPIGWMMLGIAVVMMTIGGLWIRKISDLKF; this is translated from the coding sequence ATGGTGCTCCTGGTCGGAGCAGTATTCGTTATTGTATTCGTGGTGTTCCGCCCATCACACGGCTATGTTGCGCTCAGCCGCAGACGGCCGTTCGGTGGTGCGGAACGCTCCCCCTTGACAAAATTCACTGACTCAACAGTGGGTGCAGTGGAACGGGTCCTCGCCGGGGGCAACAAGTCCCCGGGTGAGCGGGCCACACTGGATCAGGCTGGCCTCAAGATAGCCCGCACAGACTTCATCGTGTTGGTGGGTGCCACTGCTGTGGTGGCCGGCTTCGTGGGCCTCATCCTCCAAGGACCCGTGTTCGCAGTGCTCTTCGCCGGCCTTACTCCGATCTTGGCTGCGATGTATTTGTCATTCCTGACGCAGCGCCGACGCGCCCGCTTTGAGGCGCAACTCGGTGACACCTTGACCATGGTGTCCGGTGGTCTTCGAGCTGGTCATAGCGTTCTTCGTGCAATCGATGCAGTGGCGCAGGAAGCCAGCGAACCCACGGCCACGGAGTTCTCCCGGGTCGTCAATGAAACCAGGCTGGGCCGCGACCTACAGGACTCATTGAACGACGTATCACTGCGAATGAAGAGCGAGGACTTCAACTGGATGGCCCAGGCCATCGAAATCAACCGGGAGGTCGGCGGAGACCTCGCTGAAGTGTTTGACCAGGTCGGCGAAACAATCCGTGAGCGCTCCCAGATCAAGGGAATGGTAAAGGCACTGAGTGCAGAAGGAAAGCTTTCCGCAATCATCCTCATGGCGCTACCAGTACTTCTGTTCATCCTCATCGGGTTGGCCAATCCCAAATACAGCGGCCAGCTAACCGGGCATCCGATCGGCTGGATGATGCTAGGCATTGCCGTGGTGATGATGACCATCGGCGGTCTGTGGATCCGCAAGATCAGCGATCTGAAAT